One stretch of Pedobacter riviphilus DNA includes these proteins:
- a CDS encoding glycosyltransferase family 117 protein, which produces MNYSRINTIGGWLCFIVAALTYILTLDQSVSFWDCGEFISSAFRMEVVHQPGAPIVSMIQRLFSTLAFGDKTKVAYFINISSALASAGTILFLFWTITALAKKTVIKKDEEITNQKIIGIMGAGLVGALAYAFSDSFWFSAVEAEVYAMSSLCTAIVFWGILKWESQADEPKSDRWLLFVAYMMGISIGVHILNLLTIPALIFVYYFKKNPSPSWQSILKVFFVSIAVLAAIQFGIIQYIISFAASFDYFFVNTIGLGFGTGILFFAVLVIGSLVYGIRYSILKNKRILNLAMLFTVLLLFGYSSFALLIIRAQAKPNLNNYNVDNVYSFSRYVGRDQYGDRPLLYGENYNSEKIGIEETGKIIRKGDKKYESAGTKSAYVFADKTLLPRMYSDKPEHINFYKSYMGFNDEHKPTLIDNLKYMFSFQTGQMYMRYFMWNFVGRQDNEDGQFGGKDGNWLSGVKPLDAIRLGSQKNLPPSIVENKAYNRFFFLPLIIGLIGAIWHFKRNQKDAGIIGLLFVFTGVAIVVYLNSVPVEPRERDYAYVGSFYAFAIWIGLGVFGLKDWVFQKLTPQRASIFATVIALFGAPIIMANQGWDDHDRSDSHVARDMSVNYLKSCAPNAILFTYGDNDTYPVWYAQEVENIRPDVRVVNLSLFTADWYIDGMRKKQNESAPLPITLKHEQYVEGTRDIMYYQDYNIAQHIELQEILDVLLSDHDEDKVTMTDGSKYNVLPTKNLKLAVSPQQVLDTGTVPKEDAGKIASSMEWTYNSNFVTKGTLALFDILTHNNWERPIYFSGAMPNEQYIGLNKYLYSEGLNKRLLPLKPDTAITEDYERINIKPLYNNLMNVYGFGNIKNANHLDRQSADDVTMLSNMFNGLLTGLINEGKITESKKVANKYFEVIPSKFYSMRQVMSTYYLSENLYRLNDLNRANAMIKKTADYVGKELTHLADVSESKNQLSSEQNVRFYLGYLGQMVKLTEVFKQAGLSKSLEKQYNDLIIRFTPFAAG; this is translated from the coding sequence ATGAATTACTCAAGGATTAACACCATTGGAGGCTGGCTCTGTTTTATCGTTGCCGCGCTTACCTACATCTTAACTTTAGATCAATCTGTAAGTTTCTGGGACTGTGGCGAATTCATTTCTTCTGCCTTCCGAATGGAGGTGGTTCACCAGCCAGGTGCTCCAATAGTTTCCATGATCCAAAGGTTATTTTCGACACTCGCTTTTGGCGATAAAACCAAGGTAGCCTATTTTATAAACATATCATCTGCACTTGCAAGTGCAGGTACAATCCTCTTTTTGTTCTGGACCATTACTGCACTGGCCAAGAAAACAGTAATTAAAAAAGACGAAGAAATCACCAATCAAAAAATTATCGGGATTATGGGTGCCGGTTTGGTTGGCGCCTTAGCTTATGCTTTTTCTGACAGTTTTTGGTTTTCGGCCGTAGAGGCTGAGGTTTACGCGATGTCGTCGCTTTGTACGGCTATTGTATTTTGGGGTATATTAAAATGGGAATCGCAGGCTGATGAACCTAAATCAGACCGTTGGTTACTTTTTGTGGCTTACATGATGGGAATTTCTATTGGTGTACACATCTTAAACCTGCTTACCATTCCTGCCTTAATATTTGTTTATTATTTTAAAAAGAATCCATCGCCCAGTTGGCAAAGCATTTTAAAAGTATTTTTTGTTTCAATTGCTGTTCTAGCGGCCATTCAATTTGGCATCATTCAATATATAATATCTTTTGCAGCAAGTTTCGATTACTTTTTTGTAAACACCATTGGCTTAGGTTTTGGAACGGGCATATTGTTTTTTGCAGTGCTCGTAATCGGGAGCTTGGTTTATGGCATCCGTTATTCTATCCTTAAAAATAAAAGGATTTTAAATCTGGCTATGTTATTTACCGTTCTGCTGCTTTTTGGATATAGCTCTTTTGCACTCCTCATTATCAGGGCGCAGGCCAAACCAAATTTAAACAACTATAATGTAGATAATGTATACTCTTTTTCGAGGTATGTTGGTCGCGATCAATACGGCGACAGACCACTGCTTTATGGAGAGAATTACAATTCAGAAAAAATCGGCATTGAAGAAACGGGTAAAATTATACGTAAAGGCGACAAAAAATACGAATCGGCAGGCACAAAATCGGCATATGTTTTTGCCGATAAAACTTTATTGCCACGCATGTACAGTGATAAACCTGAACACATTAACTTTTACAAAAGTTACATGGGTTTTAATGATGAACATAAACCTACCTTGATAGATAACTTAAAATACATGTTCTCTTTCCAGACCGGGCAAATGTACATGCGTTATTTTATGTGGAATTTTGTAGGCAGGCAGGATAATGAAGATGGGCAGTTCGGCGGAAAAGATGGCAATTGGCTTAGCGGCGTAAAACCATTAGATGCAATTAGGCTTGGCAGTCAAAAAAACCTTCCACCATCCATCGTAGAGAACAAAGCATATAATAGGTTTTTCTTTTTACCCTTAATTATCGGTTTAATTGGTGCCATTTGGCATTTTAAACGTAACCAAAAGGATGCAGGCATTATTGGTTTACTCTTCGTTTTCACTGGAGTGGCTATTGTGGTTTATCTTAACTCTGTTCCTGTTGAACCACGCGAAAGAGATTATGCCTACGTAGGCTCTTTTTATGCTTTTGCCATCTGGATCGGTTTAGGGGTATTTGGATTAAAGGATTGGGTTTTTCAAAAATTAACACCCCAGCGTGCAAGTATTTTTGCTACAGTTATCGCCTTGTTCGGTGCGCCGATAATTATGGCCAACCAGGGTTGGGACGATCACGACCGTTCTGATAGCCACGTAGCGAGAGATATGTCTGTCAATTACCTAAAATCATGTGCTCCCAATGCCATCTTGTTTACTTATGGCGATAATGATACCTATCCAGTTTGGTATGCGCAGGAGGTAGAAAATATCCGCCCGGATGTACGCGTAGTAAATTTAAGTCTATTTACGGCTGATTGGTACATTGATGGGATGCGAAAAAAGCAAAACGAATCTGCCCCCTTACCCATCACTTTAAAGCATGAGCAATATGTTGAAGGTACGAGGGATATTATGTACTATCAGGATTATAATATTGCGCAGCATATTGAGTTACAAGAAATTTTGGATGTGCTCCTATCCGATCATGACGAAGATAAAGTAACCATGACAGATGGTTCCAAATACAATGTATTACCAACCAAAAACCTTAAACTGGCTGTAAGCCCGCAACAGGTTTTGGATACCGGAACTGTGCCCAAGGAAGATGCAGGTAAAATTGCAAGCAGTATGGAATGGACTTACAATTCGAATTTTGTAACCAAAGGCACCTTGGCTTTATTTGATATTTTAACACACAATAACTGGGAACGACCGATTTATTTTAGCGGAGCCATGCCCAACGAGCAATATATAGGGCTTAACAAATATCTCTATTCGGAAGGGTTAAACAAAAGGCTGCTTCCATTAAAACCTGATACGGCCATTACAGAAGATTATGAACGCATCAACATTAAACCTTTGTACAACAACCTGATGAATGTGTATGGTTTTGGTAATATCAAAAATGCCAATCATTTAGACAGGCAATCTGCTGATGATGTAACCATGTTATCGAATATGTTTAATGGTTTATTAACCGGCTTAATAAACGAAGGCAAAATTACCGAAAGCAAAAAAGTGGCTAATAAATATTTTGAGGTGATTCCTTCTAAATTTTACAGTATGCGTCAGGTAATGAGCACTTATTATTTAAGCGAAAACCTGTATCGGTTAAATGATTTAAACCGTGCGAACGCAATGATTAAAAAAACTGCTGATTATGTAGGCAAAGAGTTAACCCATCTTGCTGATGTTTCAGAAAGTAAAAACCAGCTATCATCAGAGCAGAATGTACGTTTCTATCTCGGTTATTTAGGGCAAATGGTAAAATTAACCGAAGTATTTAAACAGGCTGGGCTAAGCAAAAGCCTCGAAAAACAATACAACGATCTGATTATAAGGTTTACCCCATTTGCTGCAGGTTAA
- a CDS encoding ribose-phosphate pyrophosphokinase, whose translation MPLQFNPVKLFSGTGSKGLSLKIAEHYGKPLGSVTIHKFSDGEFQPSFDESIRGSDVFLIQSTYQPSDNLMELLLMVDAAKRASAHYITAVVPYYGLARQDRKDKPRVAIGAKLVANLLKSAGIHRIMTMDLHAAQIQGFFDIPVDHLDGSVIFVPYIKSLGLKNLTIASPDMGGSYRARTFAKFFNAEVIICDKRRKRANEIESMSIIGDVTGQDVVLIDDICDTAGTLSKAAALIMENGAASVRAVCTHAVLSGKAIETVENSVLTELIVTDTIPLKQESPKIRVLSTASLFARAIANVNEHGSISDLFRV comes from the coding sequence ATGCCATTGCAGTTTAACCCGGTAAAGCTTTTTTCCGGAACAGGTTCTAAGGGATTATCACTTAAGATTGCCGAACATTACGGCAAGCCACTTGGTAGCGTAACCATTCACAAATTCAGTGATGGAGAGTTTCAGCCTTCCTTTGATGAGTCAATTCGTGGTAGTGATGTTTTTCTAATCCAGTCTACTTATCAGCCTAGCGATAATTTAATGGAGCTTTTGTTAATGGTTGATGCTGCTAAAAGAGCATCGGCACATTATATTACAGCAGTTGTTCCTTATTATGGTTTAGCCCGTCAGGATAGAAAAGATAAGCCACGTGTAGCAATCGGTGCCAAATTAGTGGCCAACTTATTAAAATCAGCAGGTATTCACCGTATTATGACGATGGATCTACATGCTGCACAGATACAGGGTTTCTTCGATATTCCGGTTGATCACTTAGATGGATCGGTAATCTTTGTACCTTATATCAAAAGCTTAGGTTTAAAAAACTTAACTATTGCATCGCCAGATATGGGCGGTTCGTATAGGGCACGTACTTTTGCCAAATTTTTTAATGCTGAGGTAATTATCTGCGATAAACGCCGTAAACGTGCCAACGAAATCGAATCAATGTCGATTATTGGTGATGTAACCGGACAGGATGTAGTATTGATCGATGATATTTGCGATACTGCCGGAACCTTATCAAAAGCTGCAGCCTTGATTATGGAAAACGGTGCAGCAAGTGTAAGAGCGGTTTGTACACATGCTGTATTATCGGGCAAAGCAATAGAAACGGTAGAAAATTCAGTATTAACCGAGCTGATCGTTACGGATACGATTCCATTAAAACAGGAAAGTCCGAAAATTAGGGTGCTAAGTACAGCAAGTTTATTTGCAAGGGCAATTGCCAATGTAAATGAACATGGATCAATTAGTGATCTGTTTAGAGTATAG
- a CDS encoding 50S ribosomal protein L25/general stress protein Ctc, with amino-acid sequence MKTIAISGSPRENVGKRDAKELRYEGKVPAVLYGGKEQQHLAVVIADLRDVIYTPDVNFVEIDVNGVKTKAIVKDTQFHPLTDVLLHIDFLQLFDEKEIVMEIPVKLTGTSPGVKMGGKLIQKLRKLRVKALPANMPQNVEVSLEKLEVGSLFRVRDLKGDKYVITNTPEDTIVSVAMSRALKQAETEAAKGKK; translated from the coding sequence ATGAAAACAATCGCAATTAGCGGTTCTCCAAGAGAGAACGTAGGGAAACGCGATGCCAAGGAACTTCGCTACGAAGGTAAAGTTCCGGCGGTATTGTATGGTGGAAAAGAGCAACAACACTTAGCTGTGGTTATTGCTGATTTAAGAGATGTTATTTATACCCCGGATGTAAACTTTGTGGAGATTGATGTAAATGGTGTTAAAACCAAAGCTATCGTAAAAGATACTCAGTTTCACCCACTTACCGACGTATTATTACACATCGATTTTCTTCAGTTATTTGATGAGAAAGAAATTGTTATGGAGATCCCGGTTAAATTAACAGGAACTTCTCCAGGTGTTAAAATGGGGGGTAAATTAATCCAGAAATTACGTAAACTACGTGTTAAAGCATTACCAGCTAACATGCCACAAAACGTAGAAGTAAGCTTAGAGAAATTAGAAGTAGGTAGTTTATTCCGTGTTCGTGACCTTAAAGGTGATAAATACGTAATCACTAACACTCCTGAAGATACTATCGTTTCTGTTGCAATGTCTAGAGCATTAAAACAAGCAGAAACTGAAGCTGCTAAAGGTAAAAAGTAA
- the pth gene encoding aminoacyl-tRNA hydrolase has protein sequence MKYLIVGLGNIGPDYAHTRHNIGFDIADELVKGLGGSFDNIRLAYYAEVGFKGKKLHVIKPTTFMNLSGKAVNYWMKELKIAPENVLVIVDDLALPLGKLRLKLQGSSAGHNGLKSIEEVCGGQNYARLRFGIGNDYPKGRQVDFVLGLFDKNEQLELPALIDKSVELIKSFVTIGPAHTMTAFNK, from the coding sequence ATGAAATATCTTATAGTTGGCTTAGGAAATATCGGACCTGATTATGCACATACCAGACATAACATTGGCTTTGATATTGCTGATGAACTGGTTAAAGGTTTAGGTGGTAGCTTCGATAATATCCGTTTGGCCTATTATGCTGAGGTGGGCTTTAAAGGTAAAAAACTGCATGTAATTAAACCAACTACCTTTATGAATCTGAGCGGTAAGGCCGTTAACTATTGGATGAAGGAATTGAAAATAGCACCAGAAAATGTACTCGTTATTGTTGATGACCTTGCCTTGCCTCTAGGAAAGCTAAGGTTAAAACTTCAAGGTTCCAGCGCTGGTCACAATGGTTTAAAAAGTATCGAAGAGGTTTGTGGTGGACAAAACTACGCGCGCCTCCGCTTCGGCATTGGAAACGATTACCCAAAAGGCAGGCAAGTAGACTTTGTTTTGGGTTTGTTTGATAAAAATGAACAGTTGGAACTTCCTGCATTGATTGATAAAAGTGTAGAATTGATTAAAAGTTTTGTAACCATCGGCCCGGCCCACACCATGACGGCTTTTAATAAGTAA
- a CDS encoding tetratricopeptide repeat protein → MSTTDNQTIQPTKKGSFLQENNKSLLFIAGAVVLLVLIYLWYQGVYLKGRAEEAASKMYKAEQFVGVDSLSNRAVKGEGGYPGLEQIAKEYDNTKSANLANLYLGGIYLRKGEYKQAIEALSKYSATGSPVADPLALGLLGDAYSELKDFKQAATYYKKAADKASKFTSPMFLKKLGLVNESQNDFKGAVEAYTKVKTQYPESAEAQLIDAYIARAQEKVK, encoded by the coding sequence ATGTCTACAACAGATAACCAGACAATTCAACCAACTAAAAAAGGTTCATTTTTACAAGAGAATAATAAGAGCTTACTGTTTATTGCAGGTGCTGTAGTTTTATTAGTTTTAATATATCTTTGGTATCAAGGCGTGTATTTAAAAGGTCGTGCTGAAGAAGCCGCTAGCAAAATGTACAAAGCAGAACAATTTGTTGGTGTAGACTCATTATCGAACAGAGCGGTTAAAGGCGAAGGGGGTTACCCGGGCTTAGAGCAAATAGCTAAAGAATACGACAACACAAAATCGGCAAACTTAGCTAACCTTTATTTAGGCGGTATTTACTTACGTAAGGGCGAATATAAACAAGCTATAGAGGCATTAAGCAAATATAGCGCTACTGGTAGCCCAGTTGCAGATCCATTGGCTTTAGGTTTACTAGGCGACGCTTACAGCGAATTGAAAGACTTTAAACAAGCGGCTACTTACTATAAAAAAGCGGCAGATAAAGCAAGTAAATTTACCTCACCAATGTTTTTAAAGAAATTAGGATTGGTTAATGAAAGCCAAAACGATTTTAAAGGTGCTGTTGAAGCTTATACTAAAGTAAAAACACAATATCCTGAGAGTGCAGAAGCGCAATTAATTGATGCTTACATTGCAAGAGCTCAAGAAAAAGTTAAATAA
- the recF gene encoding DNA replication/repair protein RecF (All proteins in this family for which functions are known are DNA-binding proteins that assist the filamentation of RecA onto DNA for the initiation of recombination or recombinational repair.) produces MWLKNITLLNFKNYTDADLHFSETVNVFTGNNGSGKTNMLDAIHYLCLCKSYFNPIDSQQIKTNEEVFMIQGDFERNEKNEKISCGVKRNQKKQFKRNKKEYDKLADHVGLFPVVMVSPYDVNLIMEGSEERRKFIDNVISQTDAHYLDQLITYNRILLNRNALLKQIAITRKYDPTLLEILDEQLILAGNKIFAIRKAFMDEFIPLFNQYYTYLTENREIVELNYQSQLNEATFEELLKKSVEKDRVLERTTTGIHKDELAFVISGMPLKKFGSQGQQKSFLIALKIAQYAYLAKNKGFKPLLLLDDIFDKLDDNRVQKLMQMVSHHDFGQIFITDTGRERVKSIFEKIEVDVTLFEVDNGTIQNA; encoded by the coding sequence ATGTGGTTAAAAAATATTACCCTTCTAAATTTTAAAAACTATACCGATGCAGATCTCCATTTCTCGGAAACGGTAAACGTTTTTACGGGTAATAACGGCTCAGGCAAAACGAATATGCTTGATGCCATTCACTATCTCTGTCTATGTAAAAGTTACTTTAACCCCATCGATAGCCAGCAGATTAAAACCAATGAAGAGGTTTTTATGATTCAGGGCGATTTTGAACGCAACGAAAAAAACGAAAAAATTTCTTGCGGAGTAAAACGCAATCAGAAAAAGCAGTTCAAACGTAATAAAAAGGAGTATGATAAATTGGCCGATCATGTTGGTCTTTTTCCGGTGGTGATGGTTTCTCCTTACGATGTGAACCTGATTATGGAAGGCAGTGAGGAGCGGAGAAAGTTTATCGATAATGTAATTTCGCAAACGGATGCACATTACCTGGATCAATTGATTACCTATAACCGTATTTTATTAAACCGGAATGCTTTGCTAAAGCAGATCGCCATTACCAGAAAATACGATCCTACGCTGCTCGAAATTTTGGATGAACAGCTGATTTTAGCGGGCAATAAGATATTCGCCATCCGTAAAGCCTTTATGGATGAGTTTATTCCGCTGTTTAATCAATATTATACCTACCTTACCGAAAACAGGGAAATTGTAGAACTGAATTATCAATCGCAATTGAACGAGGCCACTTTTGAAGAGCTGTTAAAGAAATCGGTAGAGAAAGACCGCGTACTGGAGCGGACCACAACGGGCATCCATAAAGATGAGTTGGCTTTTGTAATCAGTGGAATGCCTTTAAAGAAGTTTGGTTCCCAAGGTCAACAGAAGTCTTTTTTAATTGCCTTGAAAATTGCCCAGTATGCTTACCTTGCTAAAAACAAAGGATTTAAGCCTTTGCTTTTATTGGATGATATTTTTGATAAGCTGGATGATAACCGCGTTCAAAAATTAATGCAAATGGTTTCCCACCATGATTTTGGGCAGATATTTATTACAGATACTGGAAGAGAAAGAGTAAAATCAATTTTTGAAAAAATAGAAGTTGATGTAACTTTGTTCGAAGTAGATAACGGAACTATACAAAATGCGTAA
- a CDS encoding DUF721 domain-containing protein, giving the protein MRKPNDVTVKDAISKMLDVYRLRRKFDETSILSVWPEIMGTAIANRTKQIYIHDKKLFLRIESSVIKNELIMVRQGIIQKLNEHAGSEVITEMIFL; this is encoded by the coding sequence ATGCGTAAACCCAATGATGTTACAGTAAAAGATGCCATCAGCAAAATGCTGGATGTATACCGTTTGCGCCGTAAATTCGACGAAACTTCGATCTTATCCGTCTGGCCAGAAATTATGGGCACTGCAATCGCCAACCGCACCAAACAGATTTACATCCACGATAAAAAGCTTTTTTTACGGATAGAATCTTCGGTAATCAAAAATGAACTGATTATGGTACGCCAGGGAATAATCCAGAAATTAAATGAACATGCGGGTAGCGAAGTGATTACCGAAATGATTTTTTTGTAA
- a CDS encoding FKBP-type peptidyl-prolyl cis-trans isomerase, whose amino-acid sequence MKRIFLAVCLSGIAVASYAQTKTAAKKTVAKKPTTAISKTSTFTALKSTLDSTSYAFGTSIGAGLKTTGLSTLNYEVLLKGLKDAFTGGKVTLTQQQAQQCINEALAKASSVKNKAEEAANKIKYAPIMKEGQDFLEQNKKRAGVQTTASGLQYEVLTAGTGVKPLATDSVLVHYKGTLLNGKQFDSSYDRGEPISFPLNQVIKGWTEGVQLMPAGSKYKFFIPYDLAYGARGAGQDIPPYSTLIFEVELLKVNGK is encoded by the coding sequence ATGAAGAGAATTTTTTTAGCGGTATGTCTATCCGGTATCGCTGTTGCATCTTATGCACAAACCAAAACAGCAGCAAAGAAAACTGTTGCCAAAAAACCAACTACAGCCATAAGTAAAACATCAACCTTTACAGCGTTAAAATCTACTTTAGATTCTACCAGTTACGCTTTTGGTACATCTATCGGTGCAGGCCTAAAAACTACTGGTCTTTCTACCTTAAATTACGAAGTATTGTTAAAAGGCTTGAAAGATGCATTTACAGGTGGCAAGGTTACTTTAACCCAGCAGCAGGCACAACAATGTATTAATGAGGCATTAGCCAAGGCATCATCAGTAAAAAACAAAGCTGAAGAAGCAGCAAATAAAATTAAATATGCACCAATTATGAAAGAAGGACAAGATTTCTTAGAACAGAACAAAAAACGTGCGGGTGTACAAACAACTGCAAGCGGCTTACAATACGAAGTTTTAACTGCTGGTACTGGCGTTAAACCACTGGCTACCGATTCGGTACTGGTGCATTACAAAGGCACATTATTAAATGGAAAACAATTTGACAGCTCTTATGATAGAGGTGAACCGATTTCTTTTCCATTAAACCAGGTAATTAAAGGTTGGACCGAAGGTGTACAATTAATGCCTGCCGGTTCTAAATACAAATTTTTTATTCCATATGATTTAGCTTACGGAGCACGTGGTGCAGGACAGGATATTCCTCCTTACAGCACTTTGATCTTCGAGGTTGAATTGTTAAAAGTAAATGGGAAATAA
- a CDS encoding nucleoside-diphosphate kinase, translating into MSTNRTFTMIKPDAVANGHIGSIINDITNAGFKIIALKYTKLTEETAGQFYAVHAERPFYKDLVSFMSSGPIVAAILEKDNAIEDFRKLIGATNPAEAAEGTIRQKYAKSIDANAVHGSDSDENAEIEGNFFFKADERF; encoded by the coding sequence ATGAGCACTAACAGAACTTTTACCATGATTAAGCCTGATGCAGTAGCAAACGGCCATATCGGATCAATCATTAACGACATTACTAATGCTGGCTTCAAAATCATCGCATTAAAATATACTAAACTTACAGAAGAAACTGCTGGTCAGTTCTATGCTGTTCACGCTGAGCGTCCTTTTTACAAAGATTTAGTAAGCTTTATGTCTTCAGGGCCTATTGTTGCTGCTATTTTAGAAAAAGACAATGCCATTGAAGATTTCAGAAAATTGATCGGTGCTACTAACCCAGCTGAAGCTGCAGAAGGTACAATCCGTCAGAAATATGCAAAATCAATCGATGCAAACGCTGTTCACGGTTCAGATTCTGACGAAAATGCAGAAATTGAAGGTAACTTCTTCTTCAAAGCAGACGAACGTTTCTAG
- a CDS encoding DHH family phosphoesterase encodes MLTLTELKTLLATPQRIVITTHHKPDGDAMGSSLGLYGYLIQKGHHVRVITPTDYPTFLHWMPNNGDVIIFTDEQEKAARLVDEASLIFCLDFNTLSRINELGELVRAAGAKKIMIDHHLDPEDFDDYRHWDINACAAAQLVYDFIVNQLQDGELINKDVASCLYTGIMTDSGSFRFSSATSEVYRIAANLIDLGADQSKIHELVYDNSSENRLRFLGYCLSNKLEVIREYNTAIISVTKEELAQYHSITGDTEGVVNYALSINGIRLAALIIERPDKVKLSVRSTGDFPANEICKKYFNGGGHRNAAGGAAEKPLNDVVNEFKSILAEYKEQLIA; translated from the coding sequence ATGCTTACACTAACTGAATTAAAAACATTATTGGCTACGCCACAACGAATTGTGATCACTACGCATCACAAACCTGATGGCGATGCGATGGGTTCATCTCTGGGGTTATATGGATATTTAATTCAAAAAGGCCATCATGTTAGGGTAATCACACCAACAGATTATCCTACTTTTCTGCATTGGATGCCAAATAATGGTGATGTAATTATTTTTACAGATGAGCAAGAAAAGGCGGCCAGGTTAGTTGATGAAGCTTCGCTCATATTTTGCCTTGATTTTAATACCCTAAGTAGGATTAATGAATTAGGCGAATTGGTGAGGGCAGCAGGAGCAAAAAAAATCATGATCGATCATCACCTCGACCCTGAAGATTTTGACGACTATCGTCACTGGGATATCAATGCTTGTGCTGCTGCGCAGTTGGTTTACGATTTTATTGTAAATCAGTTACAGGATGGCGAGCTGATCAATAAAGATGTAGCTTCTTGTTTGTACACGGGTATTATGACCGATTCGGGATCTTTCCGCTTCTCATCGGCAACTTCAGAAGTATACCGTATTGCCGCAAACCTGATCGATTTAGGGGCTGATCAATCGAAAATCCACGAGTTGGTATACGATAACTCAAGCGAAAATCGTTTGCGCTTTTTGGGCTATTGCCTATCAAACAAGTTAGAAGTTATAAGAGAATACAACACCGCCATTATTTCGGTGACGAAAGAAGAATTGGCACAGTACCATAGCATTACCGGCGACACAGAAGGGGTGGTAAACTATGCCCTTTCCATCAATGGTATCCGTTTGGCCGCGTTAATTATTGAACGACCAGATAAAGTTAAATTATCTGTTAGGTCTACAGGCGATTTTCCGGCCAATGAAATCTGTAAAAAGTATTTTAATGGCGGTGGTCATAGAAATGCAGCAGGTGGTGCGGCAGAAAAACCATTAAATGATGTAGTTAACGAATTTAAATCGATATTAGCAGAATATAAAGAACAATTGATTGCCTAA
- a CDS encoding FKBP-type peptidyl-prolyl cis-trans isomerase, producing the protein MKKGIIILAAATLGLAACKQEKKGAGGLLYTIHHSAGNEKIKEGDIVKMNFIQKNDKDSVLSSTFDSETPAVFPAQKKMYAGDMNDVLTLFGEGDSATFKVNLDTMAFHSKQPKPEQFKNDKYITFTVKIEKVFKKKAGEADSTFNKRAQEFFQADYKASSEKKKAAEPAKLKAYLEDTKLATKTTASGLHYIIENAGSAEKPALGDTVLIEYTGRVTKKGKDGKYKIFDTSDEKLAKAEKEFKPGKPYGPQKMPVGGTIPGFTEALQLIGKGGKIKVIIPSNLGYGEQGAPQVGIMPFSPIAFDLEIKDIIKGKPAAAAPVQMPAPVVKK; encoded by the coding sequence ATGAAAAAGGGAATTATTATTCTAGCAGCAGCCACTTTAGGTTTAGCAGCATGTAAACAAGAAAAAAAGGGAGCTGGTGGCTTATTGTATACCATTCACCACTCGGCAGGTAACGAGAAAATCAAAGAAGGCGATATCGTTAAAATGAATTTTATCCAGAAAAACGATAAAGATTCAGTTTTATCAAGCACTTTTGATAGCGAAACGCCTGCGGTATTTCCTGCACAGAAAAAAATGTATGCTGGTGATATGAACGACGTTTTAACATTGTTTGGAGAAGGCGATAGTGCTACTTTTAAAGTAAACTTGGATACTATGGCATTTCATAGTAAACAACCTAAACCAGAGCAGTTCAAAAATGATAAATACATTACTTTTACGGTGAAAATCGAGAAAGTATTCAAGAAAAAGGCTGGCGAAGCTGATTCTACTTTTAACAAAAGAGCACAGGAATTTTTTCAGGCTGATTATAAAGCTAGTTCAGAAAAAAAGAAAGCTGCTGAACCTGCTAAGTTAAAAGCTTATCTAGAAGATACTAAACTGGCAACCAAAACTACTGCAAGTGGTTTACACTACATTATCGAAAATGCAGGTAGTGCAGAAAAACCAGCTTTAGGCGATACTGTATTAATTGAATATACTGGTAGAGTGACTAAAAAAGGTAAAGATGGTAAATACAAAATCTTCGATACAAGTGATGAGAAACTGGCTAAAGCAGAAAAGGAATTTAAACCAGGTAAACCTTACGGTCCTCAAAAAATGCCAGTTGGCGGTACAATCCCAGGATTTACCGAAGCTTTACAGTTAATTGGTAAAGGTGGTAAAATTAAAGTGATTATCCCTTCTAACTTAGGTTATGGCGAGCAAGGTGCACCTCAAGTAGGTATTATGCCTTTCAGCCCAATTGCTTTCGATTTAGAAATCAAAGATATTATCAAAGGAAAACCAGCTGCAGCAGCTCCAGTTCAAATGCCTGCTCCAGTAGTTAAAAAATAA